One window of the Zea mays cultivar B73 chromosome 3, Zm-B73-REFERENCE-NAM-5.0, whole genome shotgun sequence genome contains the following:
- the LOC542006 gene encoding DNA mismatch repair protein MSH7 isoform X2 — translation MEPRRRQQQQSILSFLQKQPPSWRDPSGEGTPPEKPPRPPMGSVAGIMERLVRPPPPPQASHGWARNQYDSQVRHSEGKNLPVENQVLSNECLGALFSRPIYGEHSRTILSPEGGADMSPSQEPQKHSLRSSTDESTRATKEVILEHPKKLFSESHTNCIHATALNENFGVQTPSQVASKKIFPGLAHGADTPLTGYGSEQTLLQHSSKKFSLVSANGKYTRAAVTPFEQNSNNTRAEELSKMRSGSSDMLYLKPTNLSAELETNGTPLKNHSKNSSLLMDAMQAAIPRLKRVQEDQGVDANNQCPPLWAMNKKMKSAHCSIEKKDHDEMAGSARSKFEWLNSFAIRDANKRRPNDPLYDKSTLFIPPDALRKMSTSQKQYWNIKCKYMDVVLFFKVGKFYELYELDAEIGQKELDWKMTVSGVGKCRQVGISESGIDDAVDKLIARGYKVGRIEQMESANQAKARGVHSVIERKLVHVSTPSTAVDNIGTDAVHLLALKEVTLASSGFQVFGFAFLDYAALKIWVGSVQDDDSSAALGALLMQVSPRELIYETSGISKETQRTIRKYASAGSVKMQLTPLSGIDFSDAAQIRNLIHSKGFFNASTESWLSALDCTMNQDVVICALGGLIGHLTRLMLHDALKNGEVLPYHVYKTCLRMDGQTLVNLEIFSNNFNGGSSGTLYKHLNHCVTASGKRMLRRWICHPLKDIDAINKRLDVVEGFIQNCGLGPTTLGYLQKIPDLERLLGQVRSTVGLSSLLQLPFIGEKIIKKRIKTFIMLINGLRNGIDLLNDLQRADHGILALYKIVDIPSLSYLPELIHKFEERMQNEFPCGQVSDVNANGANDLAALMDVFIGKASEWSLVINAVSTIDVLRSFAAMTLSSFGAMCRPQVLLKDDVPVLRMKGLWHPYAFAGNANSLVPNDLTLGQDLSGLNRFALLLTGPNMGGKSTIMRATCLAVVLAQLGCYVPCTSCELTLADSIFTRLGATDRIMTGESTFLVECTETASVLQKATVDSLVLLDELGRGTSTFDGYAIAYAVFRHLVERVRCRQLFATHYHSLTKEFASHPHVSLQHMACMFKPRSDGNGQKELTFLYRLTSGACPESYGLQVAAMAGIPKSIVEKASVAGQVMRAKIAGNFKSSEQRAEFSTLHEEWLRAALAVSAMDGQPDDDDVMDTLFCIQQELKSHFRKAR, via the exons ATGGAACCGAGGCGGCGCCAGCAGCAGCAGTCGATCCTCTCATTTCTCCAGAAGCAGCCGCCGTCATGGAGGGATCCCTCCGGGGAGGGCACGCCTCCCGAGAAGCCACCGCGGCCCCCTATGGGGTCCGTCGCCGGGATCATGGAGAGGCTAGTgcgccctcctcctcctccgcagGCCAGTCACGGATGGGCGCG AAATCAATACGATTCCCAGGTTAGACATTCAGAGGGGAAAAACTTGCCTGTGGAAAATCAAGTTCTCTCAAATGAGTGCTTAGGTGCATTGTTCTCAAGACCTATTTACGGCGAACACAGCAGAACAATCCTTTCCCCAGAAGGAGGTGCAGATATGTCTCCCTCTCAGGAGCCCCAAAAGCACTCACTGAGGTCTTCCACTGATGAATCTACAAGAGCAACCAAAGAAGTTATTCTGGAGCATCCAAAGAAGTTATTCTCAGAGTCTCATACTAATTGCATTCATGCTACAGCCTTAAATGAGAACTTTGGTGTGCAAACTCCTTCCCAGGTTGCCTCAAAGAAAATCTTCCCAGGGCTTGCTCATGGTGCTGATACACCTTTAACTGGATATGGTTCAGAACAAACTCTTTTGCAGCATTCATCAAAGAAGTTCTCATTGGTTTCTGCTAATGGTAAATACACTAGAGCAGCGGTGACACCGTTTGAGCAAAATTCAAATAATACCCGTGCAGAGGAACTTTCAAAGATGCGCTCAGGGTCTTCAGACATGTTGTATCTTAAACCAACAAATTTGTCTGCAGAACTCGAGACAAATGGAACCCCATTGAAGAATCACTCAAAGAATTCCTCCTTGCTTATGGACG CAATGCAGGCAGCTATTCCTCGCCTGAAGCGAGTTCAGGAAGACCAAGGTGTGGATGCCAACAACCAATGCCCTCCTTTGTGGGCCATGAACAAGAAGATGAAATCAGCTCATTGTTCTATTGAAAAGAAGGATCATGATGAAATGGCTGGTAGCGCGCGTAGCAAATTTGAGTGGCTGAATTCATTTGCCATCAGAGATGCAAATAAAAGGCGGCCAAATGATCCACTTTATGACAAGAGTACCCTTTTCATTCCACCTGATGCATTGAGAAAAATGTCAACATCTCAAAAGCAATACTGGAATATTAAGTGCAAATATATGGATGTTGTCCTCTTTTTCAAAGTG GGGAAATTTTATGAGCTCTATGAGCTAGATGCTGAGATTGGCCAAAAAGAACTTGACTGGAAAATGACTGTTAGTGGGGTGGGCAAGTGCAGACAG GTTGGTATTTCAGAAAGTGGTATAGATGATGCTGTTGATAAGCTTATAGCTCGGGG GTATAAAGTTGGAAGAATAGAACAAATGGAATCTGCAAACCAGGCCAAAGCTAGAGGAGTACATTCT GTTATTGAAAGAAAGTTGGTTCATGTGTCCACACCATCAACCGCGGTTGATAACATTGGTACTGATGCTGTTCACCTTCTGGCACTGAAAGAG GTGACCCTAGCTTCTAGCGGTTTCCAGGTCTTTGGATTTGCTTTCCTAGACTATGCTGCCCTTAAAATTTGGGTGGGTTCAGTCCAAGATGATGACTCGTCTGCAGCTTTGGGTGCTTTGTTGATGCAG GTTTCTCCTAGAGAATTAATCTATGAAACCTCAG GCATCTCAAAAGAAACTCAAAGGACAATAAGAAAATATGCCTCAGCAG GATCTGTGAAGATGCAGCTGACCCCCCTCTCCGGGATAGATTTCTCTGATGCTGCACAGATTCGAAATTTAATACATTCTAAAGGGTTCTTTAATGCATCAACAGAGTCATGGTTATCTGCTTTGGATTGCACAATGAATCAAGATGTAGTTATTTGTGCACTTGGTGGACTTATTGGCCATTTGACTAGGCTCATG TTACATGATGCCCTGAAAAATGGGGAAGTCTTACCATACCATGTGTACAAAACATGTTTAAGGATGGATGGCCAGACTCTTGTGAACCTCGAGATTTTCAGCAACAATTTCAATGGTGGTTCATCTG GTACTTTATATAAGCACCTTAATCACTGTGTCACAGCATCTGGTAAGCGGATGCTAAGAAGGTGGATTTGTCATCCACTTAAAGACATTGATGCTATCAATAAAAGGCTTGATGTTGTTGAGGGGTTTATCCAAAACTGTGGACTAGGCCCTACAACACTTGGGTATCTCCAGAAAATTCCTGATCTTGAGAGATTATTAGGACAAGTTAGATCCACTGTTGGGTTATCATCTTTGCTTCAACTGCCCTTTATTGGAGAAAAAATAATAAAGAAACGG ATTAAAACATTTATAATGCTTATCAATGGCCTCCGCAATGGTATTGACTTGCTAAATGATTTACAAAGAGCGGACCATGGTATCTTGGCGCTTTATAAGATTGTGGATATTCCATCATTGAGCTATCTTCCTGAGTTAATCCATAAGTTTGAAGAGAGAATGCAAAATGAGTTTCCATGTGGCCAG GTTTCTGATGTCAATGCCAATGGTGCCAACGATTTGGCTGCTCTGATGGACGTTTTTATCGGAAAGGCTTCTGAATGGTCTTTGGTGATCAATGCCGTCAGCACTATTGATGTGCTTAGGTCCTTTGCTGCAATGACATTGTCATCATTTGGTGCCATGTGCAGACCACAAGTTCTGCTGAAAGATGATGTGCCTGTACTTCGTATGAAGGGTCTGTGGCATCCCTACGCTTTTGCGGGAAATGCAAATAGTCTGGTACCAAATGATTTAACCCTTGGTCAGGATTTATCTGGTCTCAATCGTTTTGCATTGCTGTTAACTGGTCCAAATATGGGTGGGAAATCCACAATCATGCGTGCCACCTGCCTGGCTGTTGTACTTGCTCAG CTTGGCTGTTATGTCCCCTGCACGTCATGTGAGTTGACCCTTGCGGATTCCATCTTTACGCGCCTCGGTGCAACAGATCGGATTATGACTGGGGAAA GTACTTTTCTCGTTGAATGTACTGAGACTGCCTCTGTTCTTCAGAAAGCAACTGTGGACTCGCTTGTCTTGCTTGATGAGCTTGGCAGAGGAACTAGCACATTTGATGGATATGCAATCGCATATGCT GTGTTTCGCCACCTAGTGGAGCGAGTGCGATGCCGTCAGCTCTTTGCTACCCACTACCATTCTCTTACAAAGGAGTTCGCCTCGCACCCTCACGTGAGCCTCCAGCACATGGCCTGCATGTTCAAGCCAAGGAGCGACGGCAACGGCCAGAAGGAGCTGACCTTCCTATACCGGCTGACCTCGGGGGCCTGTCCAGAAAGCTACGGCCTGCAGGTCGCCGCAATGGCAGGGATCCCGAAGTCGATAGTGGAGAAGGCGTCTGTCGCGGGCCAGGTGATGAGGGCTAAGATCGCCGGGAACTTCAAGTCGAGCGAACAGCGAGCTGAGTTCTCGACCCTCCACGAGGAATGGCTGAGGGCGGCCCTGGCGGTGAGCGCGATGGACGGACAACCGGACGACGACGACGTCATGGACACGCTGTTCTGCATCCAGCAAGAGCTGAAGTCTCACTTCAGGAAGGCGAGATGA
- the LOC542006 gene encoding DNA mismatch repair protein MSH7 isoform X1, with protein MEPRRRQQQQSILSFLQKQPPSWRDPSGEGTPPEKPPRPPMGSVAGIMERLVRPPPPPQASHGWARNQYDSQVRHSEGKNLPVENQVLSNECLGALFSRPIYGEHSRTILSPEGGADMSPSQEPQKHSLRSSTDESTRATKEVILEHPKKLFSESHTNCIHATALNENFGVQTPSQVASKKIFPGLAHGADTPLTGYGSEQTLLQHSSKKFSLVSANGKYTRAAVTPFEQNSNNTRAEELSKMRSGSSDMLYLKPTNLSAELETNGTPLKNHSKNSSLLMDGKYNITSAALFPELDSSPLKPETPAMQAAIPRLKRVQEDQGVDANNQCPPLWAMNKKMKSAHCSIEKKDHDEMAGSARSKFEWLNSFAIRDANKRRPNDPLYDKSTLFIPPDALRKMSTSQKQYWNIKCKYMDVVLFFKVGKFYELYELDAEIGQKELDWKMTVSGVGKCRQVGISESGIDDAVDKLIARGYKVGRIEQMESANQAKARGVHSVIERKLVHVSTPSTAVDNIGTDAVHLLALKEVTLASSGFQVFGFAFLDYAALKIWVGSVQDDDSSAALGALLMQVSPRELIYETSGISKETQRTIRKYASAGSVKMQLTPLSGIDFSDAAQIRNLIHSKGFFNASTESWLSALDCTMNQDVVICALGGLIGHLTRLMLHDALKNGEVLPYHVYKTCLRMDGQTLVNLEIFSNNFNGGSSGTLYKHLNHCVTASGKRMLRRWICHPLKDIDAINKRLDVVEGFIQNCGLGPTTLGYLQKIPDLERLLGQVRSTVGLSSLLQLPFIGEKIIKKRIKTFIMLINGLRNGIDLLNDLQRADHGILALYKIVDIPSLSYLPELIHKFEERMQNEFPCGQVSDVNANGANDLAALMDVFIGKASEWSLVINAVSTIDVLRSFAAMTLSSFGAMCRPQVLLKDDVPVLRMKGLWHPYAFAGNANSLVPNDLTLGQDLSGLNRFALLLTGPNMGGKSTIMRATCLAVVLAQLGCYVPCTSCELTLADSIFTRLGATDRIMTGESTFLVECTETASVLQKATVDSLVLLDELGRGTSTFDGYAIAYAVFRHLVERVRCRQLFATHYHSLTKEFASHPHVSLQHMACMFKPRSDGNGQKELTFLYRLTSGACPESYGLQVAAMAGIPKSIVEKASVAGQVMRAKIAGNFKSSEQRAEFSTLHEEWLRAALAVSAMDGQPDDDDVMDTLFCIQQELKSHFRKAR; from the exons ATGGAACCGAGGCGGCGCCAGCAGCAGCAGTCGATCCTCTCATTTCTCCAGAAGCAGCCGCCGTCATGGAGGGATCCCTCCGGGGAGGGCACGCCTCCCGAGAAGCCACCGCGGCCCCCTATGGGGTCCGTCGCCGGGATCATGGAGAGGCTAGTgcgccctcctcctcctccgcagGCCAGTCACGGATGGGCGCG AAATCAATACGATTCCCAGGTTAGACATTCAGAGGGGAAAAACTTGCCTGTGGAAAATCAAGTTCTCTCAAATGAGTGCTTAGGTGCATTGTTCTCAAGACCTATTTACGGCGAACACAGCAGAACAATCCTTTCCCCAGAAGGAGGTGCAGATATGTCTCCCTCTCAGGAGCCCCAAAAGCACTCACTGAGGTCTTCCACTGATGAATCTACAAGAGCAACCAAAGAAGTTATTCTGGAGCATCCAAAGAAGTTATTCTCAGAGTCTCATACTAATTGCATTCATGCTACAGCCTTAAATGAGAACTTTGGTGTGCAAACTCCTTCCCAGGTTGCCTCAAAGAAAATCTTCCCAGGGCTTGCTCATGGTGCTGATACACCTTTAACTGGATATGGTTCAGAACAAACTCTTTTGCAGCATTCATCAAAGAAGTTCTCATTGGTTTCTGCTAATGGTAAATACACTAGAGCAGCGGTGACACCGTTTGAGCAAAATTCAAATAATACCCGTGCAGAGGAACTTTCAAAGATGCGCTCAGGGTCTTCAGACATGTTGTATCTTAAACCAACAAATTTGTCTGCAGAACTCGAGACAAATGGAACCCCATTGAAGAATCACTCAAAGAATTCCTCCTTGCTTATGGACGGTAAATATAACATAACATCTGCTGCACTATTTCCAGAACTTGACTCTAGTCCTCTGAAACCAGAAACACCAGCAATGCAGGCAGCTATTCCTCGCCTGAAGCGAGTTCAGGAAGACCAAGGTGTGGATGCCAACAACCAATGCCCTCCTTTGTGGGCCATGAACAAGAAGATGAAATCAGCTCATTGTTCTATTGAAAAGAAGGATCATGATGAAATGGCTGGTAGCGCGCGTAGCAAATTTGAGTGGCTGAATTCATTTGCCATCAGAGATGCAAATAAAAGGCGGCCAAATGATCCACTTTATGACAAGAGTACCCTTTTCATTCCACCTGATGCATTGAGAAAAATGTCAACATCTCAAAAGCAATACTGGAATATTAAGTGCAAATATATGGATGTTGTCCTCTTTTTCAAAGTG GGGAAATTTTATGAGCTCTATGAGCTAGATGCTGAGATTGGCCAAAAAGAACTTGACTGGAAAATGACTGTTAGTGGGGTGGGCAAGTGCAGACAG GTTGGTATTTCAGAAAGTGGTATAGATGATGCTGTTGATAAGCTTATAGCTCGGGG GTATAAAGTTGGAAGAATAGAACAAATGGAATCTGCAAACCAGGCCAAAGCTAGAGGAGTACATTCT GTTATTGAAAGAAAGTTGGTTCATGTGTCCACACCATCAACCGCGGTTGATAACATTGGTACTGATGCTGTTCACCTTCTGGCACTGAAAGAG GTGACCCTAGCTTCTAGCGGTTTCCAGGTCTTTGGATTTGCTTTCCTAGACTATGCTGCCCTTAAAATTTGGGTGGGTTCAGTCCAAGATGATGACTCGTCTGCAGCTTTGGGTGCTTTGTTGATGCAG GTTTCTCCTAGAGAATTAATCTATGAAACCTCAG GCATCTCAAAAGAAACTCAAAGGACAATAAGAAAATATGCCTCAGCAG GATCTGTGAAGATGCAGCTGACCCCCCTCTCCGGGATAGATTTCTCTGATGCTGCACAGATTCGAAATTTAATACATTCTAAAGGGTTCTTTAATGCATCAACAGAGTCATGGTTATCTGCTTTGGATTGCACAATGAATCAAGATGTAGTTATTTGTGCACTTGGTGGACTTATTGGCCATTTGACTAGGCTCATG TTACATGATGCCCTGAAAAATGGGGAAGTCTTACCATACCATGTGTACAAAACATGTTTAAGGATGGATGGCCAGACTCTTGTGAACCTCGAGATTTTCAGCAACAATTTCAATGGTGGTTCATCTG GTACTTTATATAAGCACCTTAATCACTGTGTCACAGCATCTGGTAAGCGGATGCTAAGAAGGTGGATTTGTCATCCACTTAAAGACATTGATGCTATCAATAAAAGGCTTGATGTTGTTGAGGGGTTTATCCAAAACTGTGGACTAGGCCCTACAACACTTGGGTATCTCCAGAAAATTCCTGATCTTGAGAGATTATTAGGACAAGTTAGATCCACTGTTGGGTTATCATCTTTGCTTCAACTGCCCTTTATTGGAGAAAAAATAATAAAGAAACGG ATTAAAACATTTATAATGCTTATCAATGGCCTCCGCAATGGTATTGACTTGCTAAATGATTTACAAAGAGCGGACCATGGTATCTTGGCGCTTTATAAGATTGTGGATATTCCATCATTGAGCTATCTTCCTGAGTTAATCCATAAGTTTGAAGAGAGAATGCAAAATGAGTTTCCATGTGGCCAG GTTTCTGATGTCAATGCCAATGGTGCCAACGATTTGGCTGCTCTGATGGACGTTTTTATCGGAAAGGCTTCTGAATGGTCTTTGGTGATCAATGCCGTCAGCACTATTGATGTGCTTAGGTCCTTTGCTGCAATGACATTGTCATCATTTGGTGCCATGTGCAGACCACAAGTTCTGCTGAAAGATGATGTGCCTGTACTTCGTATGAAGGGTCTGTGGCATCCCTACGCTTTTGCGGGAAATGCAAATAGTCTGGTACCAAATGATTTAACCCTTGGTCAGGATTTATCTGGTCTCAATCGTTTTGCATTGCTGTTAACTGGTCCAAATATGGGTGGGAAATCCACAATCATGCGTGCCACCTGCCTGGCTGTTGTACTTGCTCAG CTTGGCTGTTATGTCCCCTGCACGTCATGTGAGTTGACCCTTGCGGATTCCATCTTTACGCGCCTCGGTGCAACAGATCGGATTATGACTGGGGAAA GTACTTTTCTCGTTGAATGTACTGAGACTGCCTCTGTTCTTCAGAAAGCAACTGTGGACTCGCTTGTCTTGCTTGATGAGCTTGGCAGAGGAACTAGCACATTTGATGGATATGCAATCGCATATGCT GTGTTTCGCCACCTAGTGGAGCGAGTGCGATGCCGTCAGCTCTTTGCTACCCACTACCATTCTCTTACAAAGGAGTTCGCCTCGCACCCTCACGTGAGCCTCCAGCACATGGCCTGCATGTTCAAGCCAAGGAGCGACGGCAACGGCCAGAAGGAGCTGACCTTCCTATACCGGCTGACCTCGGGGGCCTGTCCAGAAAGCTACGGCCTGCAGGTCGCCGCAATGGCAGGGATCCCGAAGTCGATAGTGGAGAAGGCGTCTGTCGCGGGCCAGGTGATGAGGGCTAAGATCGCCGGGAACTTCAAGTCGAGCGAACAGCGAGCTGAGTTCTCGACCCTCCACGAGGAATGGCTGAGGGCGGCCCTGGCGGTGAGCGCGATGGACGGACAACCGGACGACGACGACGTCATGGACACGCTGTTCTGCATCCAGCAAGAGCTGAAGTCTCACTTCAGGAAGGCGAGATGA
- the LOC103643065 gene encoding FCS-Like Zinc finger 10, which yields MLRRMVPDPSSPDSSGGGGDARPRGGGGALFAVPRLFVGFAAKRVAPDGESSRSPTSPLDPKALLLRSPRSPRRTWGAPGLVDALAADTAAANCLLSPRLRLVRQHSSPPKGCGGHSQPELGKTMSCCPAPDTAAAGAGAGAGMSVPCPCSRFQLRHGDLKSGPEATGSADTGAHLASKRHSFDLGKLPGPGSLPVPASASASSSAARRFVGSVSASEIEQSEDYTRIIARGPNPKTTHIFGDCILEPRTVGCGDSKAVESGEGGAGCYFVVKRAAPGAGDFLSSCFACKKKLEGNDIYIYRGEKAFCSANCRDQEIQLEEEAENNTSSGSPGSSSSSSSSSNDDIFMAGMVVAT from the exons ATGCTGCGGAGGATGGTGCCCGACCCGTCGTCCCCGGACTCCTCCGGCGGGGGCGGGGACGCTCGGCcccgtggcggcggcggcgcgctgtTCGCCGTGCCGCGCCTCTTCGTCGGGTTCGCCGCCAAGCGCGTGGCGCCCGACGGGGAGTCGTCGAGGAGCCCGACGTCGCCGCTGGACCCCAAGGCGCTGCTGCTCCGGTCGCCGCGCTCGCCGAGGAGGACCTGGGGCGCGCCGGGCCTCGTCGACGCGCTGGCCGCCGACACCGCGGCCGCCAACTGCCTGCTCAGCCCGCGCCTGCGGCTCGTCAGGCAGCACAGCTCCCCGCCCAAGGGCTGCGGCGGGCACTCGCAGCCGGAGCTCGGTAAGACGATGTCCTGCTGCCCCGCGCCTGACACTGCCgcggccggcgccggcgccggcgcaggCATGTCGGTGCCGTGCCCGTGCAGCAGGTTCCAGTTACGCCACGGGGATCTGAAGTCTGGTCCTGAGGCCACCGGGTCGGCCGACACCGGCGCTCACCTCGCCAGCAAGCGCCACTCGTTCGACCTCGGCAAGCTCCCGGGCCCGGGCTCGCTGCCAGTgccggcgtcggcgtcggcgtcgtcGAGCGCCGCCCGGCGCTTCGTCGGCTCTGTCTCCGCGAGCGAGATCGAGCAGTCGGAGGACTACACCCGCATCATCGCGCGCGGCCCCAACCCCAAGACGACGCACATCTTCGGCGACTGCATCCTGGAGCCCCGTACGGTCGGGTGCGGTGACAGCAAGGCCGTGGAGTCGGGGGAAGGAGGCGCCGGGTGCTACTTCGTGGTCAAGCGCGCCGCCCCGGGCGCCGGTGACTTCCTCAGCTCCTGCTTCGCGTGCAAGAAGAAGCTTGAAGGCAACGACATTTACATCTACCG cggGGAGAAGGCGTTCTGCAGCGCCAATTGCCGGGACCAGGAGATCCAGCTGGAGGAGGAAGCCGAGAACAACACGAGCAGCGGCTCCCCtgggtcctcctcctcctcctcgtcgtcctccaacgacgacatctTCATGGCCGGCATGGTGGTCGCGACGTGA